The Desulfomicrobium escambiense DSM 10707 genomic sequence ATTTGTGCTCACATTTTTCACCACTCTTGAAAAAATCATTAATAAAACTCTGCGTCAATCCGCCAAGTGTTTTTTTCCCGTTATCCTGAAGCCTTTTTTCAAATATCTTACTCAACTCGTCTGTTTTTCCTGAAGTATTGTTCTTCGCTATCAAGTCCTTCATTGCGAGTTCAATTTTTTGGTATAATAAAATATTTCTCCCAACCTTTCGATGGAGCTCATTTACGGCTTGCTTGGGAAGCTTGTTATCAATCAACCTGAAATTCCTCTTTCTGAAATTGGGTAAAGCAACTCGTGCTTATGCTCAACATATTTAATGCCCATAAAAATGACAACATTGATTTGGATTTCCCGGCACCCCCATCCAGCCCCCTCCTTGGGACAAAACAACCCCTTCCTGGGCCGATCCCCCCGTTTCCCATGGTTGGGCAGCTCCCGGCTCCAAAATCCCAGGAGACTTGGAATGTACGATTTCCAGGGTCCTGTGATTTTTCCCTTGGACACCGTGACTCTTCCCCATGAGCCAGGTTATCCCTCCGAAATCTCACCACTTTTTATCATCGGAGGACAACATGGACGAAGAATGGGTACTGATCAGCAGCTACAGCAGGAATGAAGCAATTGCAGATGGCGTATTAATAGACATCACCGCCCTTGCTTCCCAAAGGGGCTTCCGCCTTCCTACGGCTATTACTGCAACACTTCTAGGTAGATACCTTGAACCGTCAGAAAAATTGAAAGATATGGGGCAATCCTTCGAGGGTCGTCTTCATGATCTTCTTTGGATGACATATCTTGCTGCTAAAAATAGCAAAGATTCTGACCGTGTATATTTTGAAGTGTTGTTTCTGAACGAATCAGGAGGATATGACAAACCAACAATCATTGCTCATGTTGGCCCAGGAGATGACCGAGAACCAGTAATGACGATTATGCTTCCAGAGGATGATTAAAATGACCAATCAAAATTTTGATAAGCTTTCTTGCTATGATGATTTGATTGTTTGTCTTCGTTCTTTGGAAGATTTGTTTTTGTTGATGGGTTCTGTTGATGGAAGGGAGGAAAGGCTTGTCTATGCTTGCTCAGAGATAGGCATGGTTTTAACGGCGAGGTTCCGTGAACGGCTAGGGCTGATGGTTAGGTCTACCCCGCCGGAACAGACTACTTCTCCTGAAGAATAATCTGAGCCACGACAAGAATTGCCTGGGCCTGTTCTCTGGTCGCACCTGACAGCAGGCCCTCCAATTCTTGAACAGCTTTTTCTTTCGTCAGGACAGAACTGCCGAAATCAAAGATGCTGGATAGGTCTTCATCCAAGGCGGCGGAAAGTTTTTCCACCGTGACCAAGGTCGGATTCCCCTTGCCTCGTTCGATCTCTCCCATATTCTGCAGGGATATCCCGGCAATTTCCGCCAGCTGCTCCTGGGTCAACTCCTTCGCGCGTCTGAGTCCTCGAATTCTTTTCCCAAATAATTCAAGAAGATTGACCATAAGACCATCCTTTTTGGATAGCTTATGCCCAGTAAAAATTTCTTTTAAGCAACCATGGTTTACTTTTTGCTCTAAAATAGCAGCTATAGTGCGTTTTTTGACGCATCCGCTTGGCCACAAAGGTTTCCTGTGAGCCAAAGGAAAAAAACGCATCATAAAAACAGATCAGCATAAAATCAATGGAACTTGCTGTATGTCACTGACAATCAATCATAATTTGATGGCGATCAACACAGCCAGGAATTTATCTACCCACTATGGGAGCCTCGGGGTTTCAACCCGAAGACTGTCATCAGGGCTGCGAATCGGCACTGCTGCGGATGATGCCGCCGGATTAGCAGTTCGTGAAATTATGAGGGCAGATATTGCAAGCCTCGGCCAGGGAATTCGAAACGCCAACGACGCTATTTCGATGATCCAGGTGGCGGACGGCGCCCTTCAAATTATCGACGAAAAGTTGATCAGAATGAAAGAACTGGCCACGCAAGCAGCGACGGGAACCTATTCTACTGATCAACGAGCGATCATTAATGAAGAATACGTTCAAATGGCAAAAGAAATTCAAAGAATCGCATCATCAACTGATTTCAATGGTATACATTTGTTAAATGGAGATCTTTCATCAAATTTTAACGGTTCAGCAAGTGAATCAACTGGCGCACTCAGAGTTCATTTTGGGACTTCAAACGATGCCGCAGAAGATTATTATGATGCAAAAATTTTAGGTGCAAACATATCAAATCTTTTTGATCCAAACAATTCTGCCGTTGGAAATTTTCAAGAGAACTTTACAGGATTTTATGAACCTGGAAATGAACTACTAATAAACGAATATACTCCTGGAATTCAGACAGATTCACGAGTAATATCATTAAACAATGGAAATATTGTTGCAACATGGATGTCGCAAAACCAAGATGGATCTGGATACGGGATATACGCGAAAATTATATCTCCAACTGGAACCGTAATTAGAGATGAATTCTTGGTAAATACAGAGACTACGAACGATCAACAATATCCAAGAATATCAGCACAACAAGACGGAACATTTATTGTTGCATGGGACTCTGTTAATCAGGATGGGTCAGGCCGTGGCGCATATCTACAACGATTTGATGCGAATGGGAGCCTTATGGGACCAGAAGTTCAGATCAATACAGCCACGGCAAGCGACCAATATAGACCAGACATCACTGCGCTGCCATCTGGAGGATACTTTGTTGCATGGACATCGTCTGGGCAAGATGGCTCTGACGATGGGATATATGGTAAAATTTACAGTCAGGATGGATCAATCATTAGAGACGAATTTAGAATTAACACAAGCACTGCCCTTGATCAGAGATACGCAAATATCACAACCCTGACGGATGGCAATATTGCAATTAGCTGGTTTGCCCCAGATGGGAGCAACTGGGGAATATATTCGCAAGTAGTAGACGCGAATGGAAACTTTATTGGTCCTGAAAATTTGGTAAATACAAAAACTTCTGATTTACAAAATTTTCATAGCATTGCCCCACTTGATAGTGGCAAATTTGTCATAACATGGAGCGATGTAAATGGAAATTTTAGCACAGTTGCCACAAGTAATGTTAAAGGTAGAATTTTAAACTCAGACGGGTCTTTTTTTAGTGAAGAATTCACAATTAATGACTTTGAAATACCCATAACAGCCGAACAGTCTGTCCCTTCGGTGTCACGACTTAACGAAGGTGGATTCGCAGTTACGTGGCGTGCCCCTGTAGATGCTGACGGTATCGGTGTTGGGATACAATTTTTCGATGAATTAGGGAGAAAAATTGGAACGAATAGCATTCTAAACCAATCAGAAAATGGGACACAAAGACCATACGGTATTTCGGCAATAATGGGTGGAGGACTAATAGCAACATACGAATCGAACCATGAGGGAAACCGTAACGTTTATGCAAGAGTTTATGAACCAATAATCAATGTCGAGACACAAGAAAGAGCCCAAAAGTCATTAACAAGGATCAATGACGCGATAACCTACAAGGACAAAATTCGAGCATCCCTTGGAGCTACCCAAAACCGCCTTGAAAACACCATCACCAACCTTGAGATCCAGGCTGAGAACCTTCAAGCCGCTGAATCTCGTATCTCTGACGCCGACATGGCAAAAGAGATGACCGAGTTCGTCAAAAGCCAGATCTTGACGCAGTCGGCAACGGCTATGCTCGCCCAAGCAAACACATTACCTGAAATGGCGCTACAGCTAATCCAAGGACAGTCATAGCCTACATGCCCCAAACAACCGATGAACAATCCAGACCACCCACCCATTAGGGGATTTTGTCGCCCGCCTAAATCCTTCACCTCCACATAAATCCATCAATGTGGGAACTATCACTAGCATTTCGTCTATTTTTCTCCAATAAGTGGTAAATTAAAAAGTCAAATCCTACGATTTTGAGGCATCGATTCCTAGAAATCACCCCTTCAGTGGAAATAGCAAGACAATTCCGTTGCGGTGCTAGCCGCCTAGACCAATCAGAATCCAACAAAGACCAAAAATCTCCCACGACCCCACCGGAATCGTAAAATTAGTCGAAATTTCAGCCAGTTTCACTAAACTGGCCATTTTGGTCTTATTTTTCCCGTCTCAAATTCACAGCCTTCTGTGAA encodes the following:
- a CDS encoding helix-turn-helix domain-containing protein, with the translated sequence MMRFFPLAHRKPLWPSGCVKKRTIAAILEQKVNHGCLKEIFTGHKLSKKDGLMVNLLELFGKRIRGLRRAKELTQEQLAEIAGISLQNMGEIERGKGNPTLVTVEKLSAALDEDLSSIFDFGSSVLTKEKAVQELEGLLSGATREQAQAILVVAQIILQEK
- a CDS encoding DUF6573 family protein, giving the protein MDEEWVLISSYSRNEAIADGVLIDITALASQRGFRLPTAITATLLGRYLEPSEKLKDMGQSFEGRLHDLLWMTYLAAKNSKDSDRVYFEVLFLNESGGYDKPTIIAHVGPGDDREPVMTIMLPEDD